In Diabrotica undecimpunctata isolate CICGRU chromosome 9, icDiaUnde3, whole genome shotgun sequence, the DNA window AAAAGGAAAATTACAGGTCGAATAAATGAAGTAATGAAGCGGTTAAGACAACAGAGCCATGAAACAGGTGACGATTGTCAATGTAAGAGACTTAAGTGTTTCAAAACAGTAGATCAACAAAATCGATCAaacattataaacaattttaaccGTATGGGGGGTGatgaacaaaatatttacttggcAGGCCTAATAACGTTAATGCCCGTAAAGCAAAGAAGAGCCCGAGATGAAGCTACATCAAGATTGCATGATGCAACGTATTCTTTTAGAGTTAGAATAACGACTGACGATAAAACTACTGACGTCCCAGTTTGTTTTAAAGCTTTTCTAAGCCTTCATGGCATTGGTCGGAAGAGgcttgaaaatattgaaaaaagtttAAAAGCTACTGGTAGTGCACCAATTGACAAACGcggaaaaaatcaaaaaaaacaCGCATTAACAAAACAACAGCTAGATGAAGTTATTGAACACATAAAGCGTTTTAAAGGAAGAGAAAGCCattatagtaaaaataaaactaagaaaatGTACCTTCCggatgacttaaatattaagaaaatgtaCACTATGTACAAATCCGATAAGGGCGCTCCTTTGTCTTACGAAACATATCGACAAATCTTTAATAAGCATTTTAACATTAGCTTCGGCTATCCGCGGAGTGATACGTGTAGTGCTTGCGATCATTTCTTGGCTGAACTTAAGGTCCTTCacaataaactgaatgaaacaaTTGATGCCTCTGAAAAACAAAAGATAGAAGTTGAAATAAAACGAATAACTTTGTCAAATAGCCTACACAAATCCAAAGCGGAAGCATTTTATGAAATAAAGAGAAGGGCAAGGAAAGCAGCAATGCAGAATGTTAACTGTGAAGCAGTATCTatggattttgaaaaaaatttatccaCTCCAAATATTCCGACCAACTACGTCTACTATAAGAGACAACTGACGCTTTACTCCTTTAATATTCATGTATTGTCAACAGGAAATGctacattttattgttttccaGAAACCATAGGAGGCAAAGGTTCAAACGAAGTAGTGTCATTTCTGCACCATTTTATCTTTGTTCAGCTTGATCTGTCAGTTCGTCACCTCCACATATTCTGTGATTCATGTGGCGGCCAAAATAAAAACTTCACTGTTTTCCGTTATCTTCACTATGTAGTTAATACTGCAAAAAGGTTGGACTCAATCAAAGTAACCTTCCCAATACGAGGTCATTCTTACATGGAGTGCGATCGAGATATGGGTGTGATAAACCAAAAAATTATGGCTGAACTTCCTGAGGATTGGTACACGGAAATTAGATCATGTCGAGTAAAACCAAATCCGTTCGATGTCGTAGAGGTCGATCAATCACTTATAAGAAACTGGTTACTATTCTTGGACAAAATTTACGTAACTAAACCAACATATAAATCAAGACCCATCAGAGAACTCGAAATATTGAAAGATCATCCACGCCTTTTCAAACACCGAGATTCCTATAATGGACAATGGGAGACGTCAATTATACGCAAACCATTTACAAATTCCGATGAGGTGCAACTACCCGAGAGCCAGTTTATTTTGCcaccaaaattatatacaggtgagtttgttttaaaaattcccttccttttctcttttttcataGAGATGTTTTTTAGAGCTAAGGAAAATTTCTAAGGAAAAATTTAACGATCTGGTCGACTTGAGTCAGTTTTGCACATCTGAAAGGGCTAGATCGTTCTATAGAGGCTTACCTtacaacaaaaacaacaaaaacgcaaacaaaatgaggagaaaataataaaagctaGACAAATGAAGatcagaaaaaaaattgttgtcatATATTTCGCTTTTTTCCCGTGTTTGTAGTGACTTGTGTTTACATAAAGCAATGTTTCtaagttttgtgttttattttaaattccgtTGATTAAATAATACGTTACAAAATAAGTATGAAGACTACTTAAATAAAGAagtacacaaaatatttaattgtatgatGATGTTAAGGGTTTGAaagttaaaaattcaattttctcGAATTAACCTCTTTGTGACATTTCGCCTTTCTTCCGTGTGGTCTtcatatggaaaaacttcgttcaacatcaactgatgtaacgggagcatttttcaaactaaccaaaacatttggttctaaattaattgtttccgaaatatttccagctagaacactgactacttcagaaagaatatggtaacctttatttttttccatagtagcttcaaatttttttaaaatatcttttccaatattacctctaacgttccgacaacatgacgcaaattcttttattaatgctgtactttcgaacaatgacagttttggtgattctaactgagtaattgttttttgaacaaaactaaaatttgattttataaatgaaagttcttgttgaagcaagttactctgaaaagtttgtttagagtccaaaagagattgggaactttcatctgttaacgtatcaattatgttctttattttaacaaaatgatctgcataaaaattagttgcttctaaccatgttccccatcgcgttaaaataggttgtggtggaagaggaatgttaggtagcatttctttataaagttgaattcttataggagatttaagaaatacttttttgacactggatatcatggtattaacaagaggaaacttttttcgtatttcctttgcaactctgtttaatccatgcgctacacaagtaacatgtattaaatctagaaaaaatatttttaaattttgtcctgctttcaccatataaggagcagcattagataaaataagcagtaatttattagaaggaatagttgtcggaagaaaaaaagttgctaatgtttcttgtataaaacgcgaaattgttaaagcatttgttttctcaagttgctggcataaaataagatgagattttggtaaggtatcttctttaagaacaccaatcaataaacgagcaatatactttcctgaggaatcagtggtttcgtctacagatatgtaaaaataattatctgcaatttcttccttaatattaattagcaccgacgagtatagcccgttcacattatttcttcttagagaccgatcacttggaacattaagtttgcaatatttttttagaaacgaactaaaatttacatttgctaattttgaaagcggtatgtttgcagacactaatgcgcgactcaagtcttcattaaaagtttcttgctcatctaatttttttgaagtagattggaaacatttagccattgaagtttgatgttttcctcctatttttcctttttttgcaatgtgtgaagcagttctcacatgttggtctatctgaaatttcttctcacatgctatctttaaataaaaataaaaacctttattttaacccaacctttaaaatataaaaatatacaaggtgtttttggttaatcaaataactggtttggaaaaaaaacactcgctaagtgttttaaatgcagtattaatccacaaattagtttttgttactaaccattagtacatcatataacttattttaaaattcaacaaaagttttttttgttaattcaattacaataaaaataattgtgttttagaatagctgacttcataaaaaaaagtaaaggtgaaaaatttttctaaatacacaccattgtattgtaccatggacaattttttctcactaaaggaagctatttttcatttaaaaacaacctacgagtactaagtttcaagtaaatacgtttattgtttttaaagatattgttgttattaactaaaataatttaattttttttaattttaacaccctgtatctcgaaaagtaaataagtttgacccctcattaactatatcgttttgttcaatttttcgagaagtatctacagtcaaacgttgtaagtgtcatttggaaacaccctgtatgtatgaaatattagatatttaatagaaaatattagatacttacaattttgccacagactgaacagtagatttttcccatatccatagacagctctttataaggtttaatccaagttgaagcactggttgttttaggcattataaaatcacaatcttcctttttgttacgcacaccgagtgtttacgctttgaatatcaaaacaaaaatgatttacaaatctgagcatcaaattagaaatgtttaggtacctaattcaataaactgggagattttggaaaatccctaaattaggaacaaaagtattagccgtttacctgctgttaagatacaataaattgtagatagat includes these proteins:
- the LOC140449923 gene encoding uncharacterized protein — protein: MTDSERDDTCREKNTRKRKITGRINEVMKRLRQQSHETGDDCQCKRLKCFKTVDQQNRSNIINNFNRMGGDEQNIYLAGLITLMPVKQRRARDEATSRLHDATYSFRVRITTDDKTTDVPVCFKAFLSLHGIGRKRLENIEKSLKATGSAPIDKRGKNQKKHALTKQQLDEVIEHIKRFKGRESHYSKNKTKKMYLPDDLNIKKMYTMYKSDKGAPLSYETYRQIFNKHFNISFGYPRSDTCSACDHFLAELKVLHNKLNETIDASEKQKIEVEIKRITLSNSLHKSKAEAFYEIKRRARKAAMQNVNCEAVSMDFEKNLSTPNIPTNYVYYKRQLTLYSFNIHVLSTGNATFYCFPETIGGKGSNEVVSFLHHFIFVQLDLSVRHLHIFCDSCGGQNKNFTVFRYLHYVVNTAKRLDSIKVTFPIRGHSYMECDRDMGVINQKIMAELPEDWYTEIRSCRVKPNPFDVVEVDQSLIRNWLLFLDKIYVTKPTYKSRPIRELEILKDHPRLFKHRDSYNGQWETSIIRKPFTNSDEVQLPESQFILPPKLYTELRKISKEKFNDLVDLKLTEGQVRRMEPENVGAIEEELDKEGSKKEATIKKEWNIPDEVKEENSLLLGFLSSLEPENSAPEEIVLEVEGKQGLKADKAQGQRVVLDLIDHLKGGFGITTDNFFTNLQLADKLWEKKITARIAVILLLSGHTGLYSLILLMSQVLIPINCGY